The following is a genomic window from Oryzias latipes chromosome 12, ASM223467v1.
GGTCAGGGTCGATCAATACTTCCCTCGTAGCTTATCGCTAATGTGCAACTGGCTGTTTGTCCTAACTTTGCTCTGTCTACATAAAGGCATGGACAGGACAGCTCCTAACCCAAATGTATCACGGATCCCTTCATGatccctgctgctgctgacccACTGCTGGACTTAAATCTAAGTTTGCCCCAACGCCAGGAACCAAGAGCAAGAGACTGGCAACtgaggatgaatgaatggaagtGGAAAAACAAACGGTAAGTAGGTATCACCCCCCCCATTTAGGTCTTTAAAGGCTTTTTTGTGCCATCTATAAGGATTTTAGATCAACAAAAAGTGAAAGTAGAATTAGATAGGATCTGAGTCAAATTTGTTATGGAAGGATCTTTCCCACAAATGTTTGAGGTGCTGCAGCTGCATTCGTCCCAACAATCCGTAAAAGTTTGACGTGGATGGACTTTGGACATGTTGGATAAGCCGAAAGTATTTACTTGGCACCACTTTTTCCAAGCTTATCTGATAGCTAGACTAAAcctgagcacaaaaacacattggTTAAAGCTGTGAGTTTTTACTCAGCTCTCCCCTCACTGAATGCAcacattctgttttttgtttcctccAGGTCACCCATCAATCCACCCCAGCTTGTTTTATCCTCTGCACCCTGCAGCAAACCTTGTCCTCCAGAGCTGTGGAGTGTGACAATGGTGTTTGTTTCCTGCCTATCAAACGCCATTATCACACTAAATAGCTACAGTGTGAAAAAGCCTCAGTTTGTCACTTCTTCTTCCTCTATTTGGATCCCTCTTTCTCTCTTAGTCACACGTGTGTCACCAACGTCCGCCTTTATTCACTCAGTGAAGTGGCGAGCATGTGTCTGAGCGCATCAGAGGTGGCGACAGAACGGGACACGTTACACCGCTGCAAAAAAAGCGAGGATGGAAATAGACATAAAGTGTGTTGAAACATGATGTGACGACTCTGAGTGTGACccaattttttccccccatttgaGGTGCTAGTGTGATCCAGGAGACCAATGGATGCAGGGAAAGATCAAAAAGTATCACACATGATGACATTTTAACACTTAAAGATGCCATTTAATTCAAATATTGAATCTCTGTGACagtaaaaacattaataaacagcatttattttggtttgtggCTTCAGTTGATTTAAATCATTCATGTTTTAATTTGTGTGTGGAAagttgtgtgattttttttcatctttgttctgttttgtgacCATTTGagctcatttaacccttgtgctatcttagatgaccccacccttactttgacgtgttctccctaccatgacaaaggtggataaaggtggaaagatttcatgtaatccatggacaccagtgaagatcacaaatcattgaagaaaaataggatcagagcactgtctagtgggtctagatgacccaattcccaatgttaaagtgcctaggatagcacaagggttacatggtaAACGTGACAGCCAGTGTAGTTAAATGGATGCCATTCTTCAAAGAATTAATGGATGTCATGTGAGGGTTCAtttactttgacatttcatGTGCACTTATTGCCAAACACCCGCATAAATATAGCAGAGGTCTTTGAAATGTCCGACATATTTGACTTGTgttactaaaataaaacccaacgCTAGTCTTCACTATTCtcctttaatagaatcaaaacaattttaatgaGCTTAAAAAGTACAGTGTGCTTATCTCCAAAATATAAAAGTGAGCTCATTTTCctgaaacataaacaaaaaattaaatatcagAATATTCTTATTCTGCaagatttactgtattttttttttaccgagCACAGTAATAGTACCCACCcatataaacatatttaaaaacaattaattaaatcaattaaaGGTCCATTAATTTAATGAACtaagtaaaaaataacaatCTGTAATTCAATATTCCTGCGTACCATCAAGCAGTCTAAGACATCACAGTTCAACTTTCATTCAAAAGTCATTTGGACAAACAAAAGTCACCAGATGAcaagaaaataaaccaataaaacacTTATAAAACCTTTCAAGTCTTCATCCCAATAATCATAAAATCTGCTCACTTTTAACTCATAAAGCTAACGATGCAGAGTCCAAAAAAATAGGGGAGTGACCCACTTTTCTCCCTCCTACTGGGACTTGCCTTTGACAGTCGGCCCGAATGTTTTCTTCTTGGGTGCAGCAGGtggtttgggtttgttttttggagCAGCCGCAGGCTTCTTAGCCTTTGGCTGTATGGACTTGAGCCCCAGGATCTCACAGAACTTGTTGCACTGGTGCAAAGCTTTGAACTGGTCAATGAAGGAGGTGGAGCAGTTTCCTttgaagcctttgtatctgcaaagaaaaaaaagggtcgCTTCTTTCCACTGTTTAGCATAATTAAccccagatttaaaaaaaaaagggattacaGAAACTCACCCTTTCTTACAGGTAGCTATTCCCACATCTGTAAGCTTCATGCCCACTCCTGACAATAAACCACGCCAGATTGTGACATTTTATAGCAAAATTTCATTCATACTTGTGTGAGTTTGTTTCTGACCTTGCATGTCAGTAACCAGCAGGTTGCCATCAGTCTTCTCATAAACCCAGTGTTGGAAAGCACAACATTTCTGTCCCGCTTCCGAGTCCCGCCTCATCAGGTTGATCTCTTTGCCGTCCTTGATTGAGTACTTGACAAAGTCACCGatcagctcctcctccagcgTGGCATAGGGGATTTCGTTGGACGGACGGTGGACCAGGTAGATGGGAATGATTCTGAAGTGAAACAGAGGGCCGTCAGATAAAGAGTTTGGATCTGCTCCAAGGAGGTCTTAGCTGTCACTCACTCTGGGACGTCTCCAAATGCTTGAACAGATTTGGCTGCCGTGGTGTACGCTTTGATGTACTCCCTTGCCGTGTTCTGCACCTGACACTCCTGCCAAGCAAAGACCCACGCATGTTAGGCTTTGTTTTGATATCAGACAGTATTTGCCTTCAGCAAGTCAAAGCAAAATACTTGTTTGAGCTATCTTAGTTTAATATGAATATATaaacacaagaaagaaaaaaacttaaatctacaaaatttaaaaaaataagaaagctgACCTTGAGATGAACAATCTACAGGGTAAAGACAAGTAAATAcatattaaaatagaaaaaaaatctgttctgttttaaataaagcaaaactggATCACAAATCTCTCCACACTTTATATTGTGCATTGATATTTTCTTATTGCATAAAAGTTTTGGaggaataataattataaatcaACCTTACATTCACTTTCAATGCATCACAAAAGCAATATGAATTATTCATATAAGTTACCTTGATCACATAAACAACTCGTTTTTATAGTGAAAAGGACTCAGACTTTGTGATTTGGTGGAACACAATGCAGCTTAAATGATattcaaagaagaaaataatttattaacaaaaaatattcattaaaaagaGAGGAACAATAGAATATCAGGGAGAAAGGTACATTCATCATGCACAAGGACACCCAAACAAAAATGGTTCTGTTTGGCCATGTGTGGAGCAAGGCAGGAGCACATTTGTCCTAAATGTGTGTCGGATGTCTCCGTGTGTATGTTTCTATGTGTATAAGCATCTACATGTGTAGTAATATGTTTGTATACGTGTATCTGAAACTGAATGTGTGCTAATTAGAGAGGGAACAGGACTATTATAGTGGTGCACTGGATTTAGTTATAAACTTGGTTTAGAACAGGGGGGATGAGACTTTATAAGAATTTTACTTCTTCTCACCCccttttggacatttttcttgtgagtgttttttttaatctagttctatttttccttttaaagtatTTGTCTTAAATGCAATATAATTATCAACATCATCAAGTAACTGACAATCCTGAAAGTTATTTAAGTctaaaaatagctgaaaaaataGTGGAAAAAACCCCCATCCACATCAATCCAAAGCCGTATAACATGATGATCCACAACAGGCACAGTTTTGAGTTATGTGATGTTAGTTCTGCTGGCAGGAATGACCTTCTGAAGGAGATTCAGACTGCAGGTCTCTTAAGCAGAGGTTTCATAGATACCATTTGACCTTTCCTGGCATTTCTCCTTTCATATCTATTCCTGTATTCTTATTCAATTGTTAAGCAGCTCAACAATGTTTTTTCATATAGTGGTACTTACTTATACAGACCCTCTCCAATAATTAGAATATCATGGAAAAGTGGACTAATTTCCATAATTCCattcaaaaatgaaactttcaTAAAATGCATAGATTCTGGACCAATTTCTGTGTTTATCTTGTTACATGTAAACCTTACAGTACGATGGATCCTAAATCTATTTGGTCCCTTACCTCCACTGCCAGATCAAAGTTCTTCTGAACAAgttcgttgttgttgttggtccCGTAGCTTAAAGAGTTGTGTACCTTCAGCACACAGGAGTCTCCTGGCACTAACAAAGGTATCTGGCCTGCCTGCATCTTGGTCCGGAAAGCCCGTCGATGCATCCCCTCCccaaaatgaactttttctgtGACAATGCTGATGGGATGTTGCTCTCCAAAATATTGGTCTGATAAGAAATCCTCTTTAAACAGCAGCCTTGAACAGTGAGCGTCCTCTTCTTCACTGCACACTTCCACAGCTGGAGCAGCTGGGAGAAGATACAAAGACAGTGTCATCTGCTGTTTACCGTGAGCCCGACTGCTAGGAAATGATTACTACTCACATGGAGTCGTTTTGGGAGAAGTGGGAATGACGATCTCACTgagaactgaaaaaacaaaaacaaagaggaagcAACTATTTGAAATTCTTCTATGTtgggtcattttaaaaatagcttGTTTTCCTTTACCTTCATATGTGAGCAGGTAGGTGAGTGTAATGAATCCCTGTGAGCTGACCCGGCACTCATACTTGCCCAGATCTTTGTGAGAAGCATTGGTGATGATCAGGGACACCCGACTGTCATCCCCAACACTAAAGGGAAAAGCAAAGAGTCACAAAGTCAGgatgcactgaaaaaaaataataaagacacAGCCAACGACAGGTGATCTGCACATTTCAACCATATAGTTGATATTTTGGTAATATCTTTTCAAGGAAATAACTGATTTCattgcattttaaaaagctaTCTTAagtcaaaatgacattttcaatgTCCACCTTCAGGTAAAAAAGGCtgccgcagctctatgtgattTGAAAAGCGGAATATTTATAAATGAACACAGCAGAAATTGGACTTTGATTTAGGTTTACTAATTTACTATAAAAGGactaaaaaaggttttcagaaaactgagaaaagcttttaaaaccataataatacaaataaagacAATAAACGGAAATCAGTTGGATTTAGAACAGTAAAATTCAAACTGATGTTAGATAAACAAGAGTCGCTtcgttgatttttttccccctgatgagtttaaaatattttgttcagAACGTTGTTTGTGGAGCtctgatttgaaaaaaactcacatgtataatttttaaagttgatttcaagaaaaactgcatatgaaaaaagtcaaattaataTTAGATGTGAAGAAAATGTTGAGTTTCCACCTTGTGGGAGGTTTGAGTCATGTTTTGAAACCTGTACTGttttaaaaactcttaaatTTATGGCGTGaatgaaaaatacacaaatgtgttttgtaaaacaggtgggggggggggggggggcacaccaAAATTGAGGAATACAATATCATCATTGGAATGGGCAAGTTTAAAGAATTTGCTGAAAGGACGGGTAACGGGATACTTGAGGAAATATGAGCGACAGAAGAGATAGATATGGACTGCTGCAGATGTTGTAAACAAGGATGTTTTAGAAACAAGATACTGACTCTGGTAAAATGTAACTAAATATCAATTACTGCAAGGCTTACTTTTTAGGGTAGTGTAAattcatgtaaaataaaaaaaacaaaaaaaaccttctctTGATCTCAGACAAGGTGGTCCCGTCCCGGCTCCAGGTCACGGTGGAGTCAGAGAGGCCCGTGTCAAGCTGACACCACAGACACAGGCTCTGAGGGTCCTCACTCACCGATTCTGCATGGATGGGCTGCAACACTTTGGGCTCTGCAGGAATATAAACGTATTCAtgaattttttgtgtttaaatggaGAAATGGTATGCAGGAAAGTGGTGCTGTGAGCGTTTCTCACCTTCCTTTTGTGGGGTTTTCTGTTTGACCACCTCACTGTATGCCTTTTTTTGAGATACTTGAGCctgctcttctttttctttcactaagTCATCAAACTCAAGTAATTTGGATTTCAATTCACTGGGCACCCGGCCAAACTCCTCTCCTGCCAGGCGCAGCCTTTTTATGACTTCATCGTTAGTTGGGCTGCTGATGGTTTTTGATGGAAGGTGTTTTTGATCTGTGGGATGCTGAGGCGTTTCTCCTTGCAGCTCTGGAGCCTCCACCTGCTGACCTTTCTTCTCAGCCTTAACCACATCCTTAGGAGCTTTCTCCGCTTTGGCAGCCAGTTTAGCCTCAAACATATCAATCCTCCCCTTTGCcgtttttggttttgctccatTTTCCTGCTCAGGAAAAGACTCCCCTCTGTTCTTTAGTGTTGCATTCTGGCcatgcttctttttcttcttactGTGCGACTTGCCTGCACCCTTCTCAGTCCTCACAGCGGCTTCAATCACCCCTTTATCCTCCTTGGTCTCAAGCCCAGCTTGACTGTTCTCAGTGGTGTAAGCAGGACGACTTTCTTGATGCTGGGTGAGAACATGGTGAGATATGTTCTCCTGCATTGTAGCAGTCTGCGAACCATGATGATGGCCGGTCGATTTCTCCTTTTTGGATCGTGCTTTTACCTCTGAGGGGTTCTTGTGAGTTTTATGAGGCATTTTCAGCTCAAATTGTGGTTTTGCTGTCCTCTGAACAAACGGGTCATTCAACTCTAAAGTGACAAATGCGATGCGGTCCTTATCTGAGACTACAAATCGGTCTGCAGAGATGGTATTTTGATCTCCTCTTAGATAACTGATCTCTGGTGTGACTTTTCCTGCAGCGAGGAAAGACTCGTATAGGTCCCACACTGGTGGATTCTCTGCTGCTTTTATTGTCTTCTGCTGCCTTTTATGAATCAACCCTGCGTCACCTTCTTGCAATGGCTCGTAGGTAATTCCATCTAGCGTTTGGCAGAGTGTGCACTGTTGTACGTGATCAGCAGTGAGGCTGTCGCTGAGAGACCTTCTGATCTGCTCTCCTTCCAAATAGCTGTTTGTCTGACACCCAGAGGAGTGGCTACTATCGAGAGAAGCAAACGGTATGAGAGACTTTAAAGTCCCCAGTTGAGGCTTCACCTGTACCGCTCCATCAAGGTCTGAAACAGCGTCAAACCAAACACGTGCTCGCAGCTCATGTTGTGCGTCCACATCTGGTGTGTTCGAGTCGATCAGATGGTGCGTGGCGGGGCAGCTGACATTTGTTGAGGACTTGTTTCCCTCACCTTCGACCTGCGGTGCCACTGCAGAGCTCAGCCGGGGGAAACCGCTTTCCTCTGTCACTTGACACAGTACATCTCCAAATGGCTGGcaaagagaaaaagacagatCAAAGCTGAAATATTGACAAATTTGTAAAAAAGTGCACCTTTCAGACACAGACAAAGGCAGAGATGTCATCAGAATGGatgaatacaaataaataaataataattaaaacagTCTTTTGGGCCAATTTTCTACTCTTTTACTTTATAACACGTACCTTTCTATGGAGCCAAAAAGCAGACGTTTATGTAACACCATGCTTCTATATCCACTCACACAGTCCATATGTCCTGCATGCAACAAAACCCTCACTGTTACAATCACAGCACACCAACCTAAACCAGGGGAAGCAGTCCTTTCGGCCCGAGGACCTGCCCACGTCCTGATCTCTGGTTTTTAAGGGATATGCAGCCGGAGAGGGCGTGTTAAAGGGCGCAAACAGGAGGctgagcagggggggggggtcatgttaCAGTCCTCAGCTGTGCTGTCCTCTCACCCCTCCATCCTGACACATCACAGATGCGTGCTATTATCATTGAACTCCCAGCTATTATTAGACgccttttctgtctgtcagaaGTCTTTTTTCTCAGGCCCTCCTCCAGCACTCC
Proteins encoded in this region:
- the alpk2 gene encoding alpha-protein kinase 2 isoform X1 produces the protein MDLCSSMTQRQSEPALTEIQDEDSRKDSGFLSEHAAETETEWSDQLALNVSSEERTLQTCLPSSSKASSCALPCSKLSPAGVESRTCCCSGSSEHTLPVSPHPSFIESYTKPSVSFSPLCRHWASEASGEVSFRFEDAMDFDKEPKNSHPAPLLRLASSQSDSLESNEALAPMLDLYSFESGPHNFILSQAVDPLRITCPEFCPLSQAEEVQLNCSCDACVSMCNSEGIQTQCHCGFSQEGATEGDVSGEDQEKELCPPDVNACGGDFISIKNVRSKEVDPGLSLQLQRCDSPDDLWLDACQYLTDEDAENQEIPGKTRYWEMSRGHSVLSAPFVPPQVSDFSLEGNKWIGWCSDDNRGWGPPIERWPSVDSWASALSDLAGFAEAPPGDFTAAFAEVGGEIDALTQALEKVDTFEELETPQEYQETRTEQEGSKQTMGVQDQLLKTQSIPGSSIQSGQSSFPLCFEAGEPKLHDKASQKPNLFYDQLSTTQRSEESEILQIELPAPQHPSVVVSLGKYSKGEAQGAGGITFLDAGGVVSGEDDLITLNITEETDLNVPGELQLEKPFGDVLCQVTEESGFPRLSSAVAPQVEGEGNKSSTNVSCPATHHLIDSNTPDVDAQHELRARVWFDAVSDLDGAVQVKPQLGTLKSLIPFASLDSSHSSGCQTNSYLEGEQIRRSLSDSLTADHVQQCTLCQTLDGITYEPLQEGDAGLIHKRQQKTIKAAENPPVWDLYESFLAAGKVTPEISYLRGDQNTISADRFVVSDKDRIAFVTLELNDPFVQRTAKPQFELKMPHKTHKNPSEVKARSKKEKSTGHHHGSQTATMQENISHHVLTQHQESRPAYTTENSQAGLETKEDKGVIEAAVRTEKGAGKSHSKKKKKHGQNATLKNRGESFPEQENGAKPKTAKGRIDMFEAKLAAKAEKAPKDVVKAEKKGQQVEAPELQGETPQHPTDQKHLPSKTISSPTNDEVIKRLRLAGEEFGRVPSELKSKLLEFDDLVKEKEEQAQVSQKKAYSEVVKQKTPQKEEPKVLQPIHAESVSEDPQSLCLWCQLDTGLSDSTVTWSRDGTTLSEIKRSVGDDSRVSLIITNASHKDLGKYECRVSSQGFITLTYLLTYEVLSEIVIPTSPKTTPSAPAVEVCSEEEDAHCSRLLFKEDFLSDQYFGEQHPISIVTEKVHFGEGMHRRAFRTKMQAGQIPLLVPGDSCVLKVHNSLSYGTNNNNELVQKNFDLAVEECQVQNTAREYIKAYTTAAKSVQAFGDVPEIIPIYLVHRPSNEIPYATLEEELIGDFVKYSIKDGKEINLMRRDSEAGQKCCAFQHWVYEKTDGNLLVTDMQGVGMKLTDVGIATCKKGYKGFKGNCSTSFIDQFKALHQCNKFCEILGLKSIQPKAKKPAAAPKNKPKPPAAPKKKTFGPTVKGKSQ
- the alpk2 gene encoding alpha-protein kinase 2 isoform X2, which gives rise to MPHKTHKNPSEVKARSKKEKSTGHHHGSQTATMQENISHHVLTQHQESRPAYTTENSQAGLETKEDKGVIEAAVRTEKGAGKSHSKKKKKHGQNATLKNRGESFPEQENGAKPKTAKGRIDMFEAKLAAKAEKAPKDVVKAEKKGQQVEAPELQGETPQHPTDQKHLPSKTISSPTNDEVIKRLRLAGEEFGRVPSELKSKLLEFDDLVKEKEEQAQVSQKKAYSEVVKQKTPQKEEPKVLQPIHAESVSEDPQSLCLWCQLDTGLSDSTVTWSRDGTTLSEIKRSVGDDSRVSLIITNASHKDLGKYECRVSSQGFITLTYLLTYEVLSEIVIPTSPKTTPSAPAVEVCSEEEDAHCSRLLFKEDFLSDQYFGEQHPISIVTEKVHFGEGMHRRAFRTKMQAGQIPLLVPGDSCVLKVHNSLSYGTNNNNELVQKNFDLAVEECQVQNTAREYIKAYTTAAKSVQAFGDVPEIIPIYLVHRPSNEIPYATLEEELIGDFVKYSIKDGKEINLMRRDSEAGQKCCAFQHWVYEKTDGNLLVTDMQGVGMKLTDVGIATCKKGYKGFKGNCSTSFIDQFKALHQCNKFCEILGLKSIQPKAKKPAAAPKNKPKPPAAPKKKTFGPTVKGKSQ